One Solidesulfovibrio fructosivorans JJ] genomic window carries:
- a CDS encoding bifunctional adenosylcobinamide kinase/adenosylcobinamide-phosphate guanylyltransferase — MIRLLLGGVKSGKSALGDRLLLAGATPHRVLATGRALDFDFRERIAAHKRARPASVAVIEAGEGAMNALAREAARGGTVLLDSLDFWLFACHDITVMQPLHAALSLGLTPYTDPAGPELIVVSTETGLGGIAADAATRRFADVLGALNQAVAAMAADVRLIVAGCAITLKGNAA, encoded by the coding sequence GTGATCCGGCTCCTGCTCGGCGGCGTCAAATCCGGCAAATCGGCCCTCGGCGACCGGCTGCTGCTTGCCGGCGCGACGCCCCACCGGGTGCTCGCCACCGGCCGGGCCTTGGATTTCGATTTCCGGGAGCGCATCGCCGCCCATAAAAGAGCCCGGCCAGCCTCCGTGGCCGTCATCGAGGCCGGCGAGGGAGCCATGAACGCGCTGGCCCGCGAGGCGGCGCGCGGCGGCACCGTGCTTTTGGACAGCCTGGACTTTTGGCTGTTCGCCTGCCATGACATAACTGTAATGCAACCGCTGCACGCTGCCCTTAGCCTCGGCCTGACGCCTTATACCGATCCCGCCGGGCCGGAACTCATCGTGGTGAGCACGGAAACCGGACTCGGCGGCATCGCCGCCGACGCCGCGACGCGTCGTTTCGCGGACGTCCTCGGCGCGCTCAATCAAGCCGTGGCCGCCATGGCGGCCGACGTGCGCCTCATCGTGGCCGGCTGCGCCATAACGCTCAAGGGAAACGCCGCATGA
- a CDS encoding DHH family phosphoesterase has product MSYFRKLTNEVNRLTQMFGRDDKWLIVINADPDAMGSALALRRIMARRVADVGIARVNEIKRPDNLAMMRFLRIPNVMLTPAVKAQYDHFAMVDSQPTHHPDFKICDFSVIIDHHPVKPEFPVKAAFADIRPDYGATSSIMTEYLYNMRIRPGKLLATALVYGIKTDTQSFERHFIEADVKAFSYLAKCADMQVVRKIISSEYHRHWLKYFSKAFRKMRFVGQRGLFVYMDNLESPDILVMLADFFTRVHGLSWNVLCGVIKKQVVVIFRGDGIGRNMGHVASKVFGDIGSAGGHRGAARAEIELEKLGGKPVEEFLYKRLTGKKLPTKEKCPI; this is encoded by the coding sequence ATGAGCTATTTCCGCAAATTGACCAACGAAGTGAACCGACTGACGCAGATGTTCGGGCGCGACGACAAGTGGCTCATCGTCATAAACGCCGATCCCGACGCCATGGGCTCCGCCCTGGCCCTGCGGCGCATCATGGCGCGCCGCGTGGCCGACGTCGGCATCGCCCGGGTCAACGAGATCAAACGCCCGGACAACCTGGCCATGATGCGCTTTCTGCGCATCCCCAACGTCATGCTCACCCCGGCGGTCAAGGCGCAATACGACCATTTCGCCATGGTCGACTCCCAGCCCACCCACCATCCGGATTTCAAGATCTGCGACTTCAGCGTCATCATCGACCACCACCCGGTCAAGCCCGAGTTTCCGGTCAAGGCCGCCTTCGCCGACATCCGGCCCGATTACGGCGCGACCAGCAGCATCATGACCGAGTATCTCTACAACATGCGCATCCGGCCGGGAAAACTGCTGGCCACGGCCCTGGTCTACGGCATCAAGACCGATACCCAAAGCTTCGAACGCCATTTCATCGAAGCCGACGTCAAGGCCTTCAGCTACCTGGCCAAGTGCGCCGACATGCAGGTCGTGCGCAAGATCATCTCCAGCGAGTACCACCGCCACTGGCTCAAGTATTTCTCCAAGGCCTTCCGCAAGATGCGCTTCGTCGGCCAGCGCGGACTCTTCGTCTACATGGACAACCTGGAAAGCCCGGACATCCTTGTCATGCTGGCGGACTTCTTCACCCGGGTGCACGGGCTCTCCTGGAACGTGCTGTGCGGAGTGATCAAAAAGCAGGTGGTGGTGATCTTCCGGGGCGACGGCATCGGGCGCAACATGGGACACGTGGCGTCCAAGGTGTTCGGCGACATCGGCTCGGCCGGCGGACACAGAGGCGCGGCCCGGGCCGAAATCGAACTGGAAAAACTCGGCGGCAAACCCGTGGAGGAATTCCTCTACAAACGCCTGACCGGAAAAAAACTCCCGACCAAGGAAAAATGCCCGATATGA
- the cbiR gene encoding cobamide remodeling phosphodiesterase CbiR produces MIQNYKSPFPWRLAAPSCVWPETALVNCRRLARTVPEVGLYLLELDSCLAYGPDDLPQKTYGLAYHLHLPFDLPWERGGTGAFTAMEGLLTKTAHLSPWAMVLHPPGSLTELEDFLAALAVTGRDPASLLLENTEQSSPEEVLDMAEAAGCGVCLDLGHMLALGQTLPTAREELVARTRMLHVYSPFGAEGPPPGRSHAHRTLTCLSPEGRDVLVWMLANLRPRTVVLEVFAPFHLVESMAVLEALADGKTPDPACGDKA; encoded by the coding sequence ATGATACAAAATTACAAGAGTCCTTTTCCCTGGCGTCTGGCGGCCCCGAGCTGCGTGTGGCCGGAAACCGCCCTGGTCAATTGCCGACGTCTGGCCCGCACCGTGCCCGAAGTCGGCCTGTATTTGTTGGAACTCGACAGCTGCCTGGCCTACGGACCGGACGACCTGCCCCAAAAAACCTACGGTCTGGCCTACCATCTCCACCTCCCCTTCGACCTGCCCTGGGAGCGCGGCGGCACGGGCGCCTTTACGGCCATGGAGGGGCTGCTCACCAAAACAGCCCACCTCTCGCCCTGGGCCATGGTGCTCCATCCGCCCGGCAGCCTGACCGAACTCGAGGATTTCCTGGCCGCCCTGGCCGTCACCGGCCGCGACCCCGCCTCGCTACTGCTGGAAAATACCGAGCAGTCCTCGCCCGAGGAGGTGCTGGACATGGCCGAGGCCGCCGGCTGCGGCGTGTGCCTCGATCTCGGCCACATGCTGGCCCTGGGCCAGACCTTGCCCACCGCCCGGGAGGAACTCGTCGCCCGCACGCGCATGCTCCACGTCTACTCGCCCTTCGGGGCCGAAGGCCCGCCCCCGGGCCGCAGCCACGCCCACCGCACGCTGACCTGCCTGTCGCCCGAAGGCCGCGATGTCCTCGTCTGGATGCTCGCCAACCTGCGCCCGCGCACGGTGGTGCTGGAGGTCTTCGCACCGTTTCACCTCGTGGAGAGCATGGCCGTGCTCGAAGCCCTGGCCGACGGCAAAACGCCCGATCCCGCCTGTGGGGACAAGGCGTGA